Sequence from the Rhizobium sp. TH2 genome:
GCACGGGCCTCGGCCTCCTTGGCGTTCAGTTGCTGCACCGCGAGCCCGTTTTCCTTGAAGACGCCGACCGCTTCGGCCATCTGGCCGATCTCGTCCTTGCGACCGATGAAGGGCACCTCGATGTCGAATTTTCCTTCCGCGACCTCGCGGATCGTGGCGGTGATGCGGAGGATCGGACCGGAGAGATGTGTCCGTGCGATATAGACGCCGAGTCCTGCGCCGGCGGCGAGACCGATGCCGGTCATCGCGGTCACGAGAAGGAAGATGGACTGCTTGAAGGCAGCCAGGGCGCTCTCGACGGCTGTGAGCTGTGCCTGATCCTGCTCGACGACGGCATCGATTTCCTTCTGGAAAGCCTTGCGGTTGGCGCGATTCGCTTCGTTGTTGCCCTGCTCGTTGGCGGCAGCGGGGCTCTCCTCGGTGCCCAGGCGGGCAGTCTCGGTCCGGAAGGTCTTGAATTCAGCGGAGCGCGCCAGCAGGTTGTCGAAAGTCGCCTTCTGATCCGCAGCGACGAGCGGCGTCCAGGCAGCGAGCACCTTGTCCATTTCGCCCAGATTCTCAACCAGGCCGCCTGCGAATTTCTTGGCGCCTTCAACGTCCTTCGCGCCGTAGATGCCACGCGATTCCATCACGACAGCGGTGACATAGCGGTTCAGGCGTTCGCCCAGATAGGCGCGGTCGGCGGCCAGTTTGTATTCGGTGAGACGCGCGCTATATTCGCTGACCGCGTAAAGCGCGGTCGCACCGATAAAGAGCGCCGAGAGGCACATAATGCCAACCAGGCTGTAGATTTTGCCGCTAATTTTCAAGGGGATGCACTCCGGTGGGTCAGATGCGGGAACAGGCATCAGCTTCCCCCAAGGATAGGCAACCAGGGTTAATGAAAACTTGCTTAGACACACCTAATATTTATCAATTTTGCGGAAAAATCGGTTGATTTACGGAGATTTCGCTCTCCAAACGAGCAATTCTGAAAAATCAGCGGAGATGCAGCGTCTGCTGGTAAATAATGGTGGACCTGTTGCCCGACCGGCAATAGCCCAGCATCGGCCTGGGCATTTCGTCCAGCGCATCGACCATGGCACGCACGGCGTCGGGTGTGGGCGGTCCACTGACGGGAATATGGCGCACTTCCAGCCCGAGTGCCGCAGCTTTTGCGGCGATCTCAGCGAAATCAGGCTGGCCGGGATCTTCGTCGTCAGGCCGATGGCAGACAACCGACTTGAAGCCCATCTCCTTGATCCCGTCGAGATCCTCGAGCGCAATCTGCGCGGTGACGGCGTATTCATCGTTCATAGGCCGGATGTCCATGGCAAAATCCATATTGTCGAGAAGACTGATCTACTAAATACACACGCGCGCCGTCAATCACTGGAACGCGAAACTGAGCCTGTATGTCATGAACTCGCCGGGCGCCAGCGTCGGCATAAGACCCTCGTTTTCCAGCTCGGCACGCTTCTTCCACGGATGCGACACCGGCTCGATGCCGAGCACATGAGCGGGCGACATCTGATTTCGCCACATCTGGAGATAAGGGATCGTGTCTGTGGCGAAGCGCACAGTGAGATATTTGCCGCCAATAGTATCGATCGGCCCCAGGACGAGGCGAGCGAACTCGTCTCCGGCTTCCGCTTCCGCCGGTACGCAAAACACGTGCATGTCCTCATCGCCGAACATCCAGCCGATCTCACCATTCTCGAACATGCTGCCCTTGAGCTTGGTGTCGTCGTCGAAAAGATGGGCGCCGATATTCATGTGATACATCAGCATGGGCGGAAACGGCTGGCTGCCGATATTGGTGAGCCGGTCGACCAGCATGACCTCACCGGTCGCGCCATCCATCCGCCAAGTGCGCAGGATTTCGGCTTCGCCCCCTTGCGCCATGCGAACCGTTACCCGCGCGATGATCTCCTCGCTCATTTCCACGATATTGTGTGCGATGACCTCGGCCTTGGTCGCCGCCATCGAGCCATGGAGGGGATATTTCCGGCCACCCGAGCCTGCGATCGGTTCGGGATGGCGGATATGGTCGGGTCCGCAGGTGAACAGGAAGCCCCCGACGGCATGCAGGATGCGGGGATCCCCGTCATCGGGCACGGCGCGGCCCGGCGACAGCTCAATTCCATCGATCCGGC
This genomic interval carries:
- a CDS encoding TIGR01244 family sulfur transferase; translated protein: MDIRPMNDEYAVTAQIALEDLDGIKEMGFKSVVCHRPDDEDPGQPDFAEIAAKAAALGLEVRHIPVSGPPTPDAVRAMVDALDEMPRPMLGYCRSGNRSTIIYQQTLHLR
- a CDS encoding DUF4432 family protein — translated: MRFHVGAGPELQLDLGSALDIGSCRIDGIELSPGRAVPDDGDPRILHAVGGFLFTCGPDHIRHPEPIAGSGGRKYPLHGSMAATKAEVIAHNIVEMSEEIIARVTVRMAQGGEAEILRTWRMDGATGEVMLVDRLTNIGSQPFPPMLMYHMNIGAHLFDDDTKLKGSMFENGEIGWMFGDEDMHVFCVPAEAEAGDEFARLVLGPIDTIGGKYLTVRFATDTIPYLQMWRNQMSPAHVLGIEPVSHPWKKRAELENEGLMPTLAPGEFMTYRLSFAFQ